In Microvenator marinus, one genomic interval encodes:
- a CDS encoding transglutaminase domain-containing protein, with protein sequence MKRAILFLLVSFVLIEPISAQQAFDAKSVQEKAKSLQRTLDKPSSANTLESVAKSIRARRAADIFKWARQNLKFQPYQGQLRGAEGVAVDLTGNSVDQALFLHEIFKQKGIQSRFVRGQLSESQIDEVLYRFAGSASLINPSDLSSEKVVVDASVLARYRTLLDEHVWLEIEDNGAWLGVDPIFNQGLGPSTVEAKSRETTLWDDLQSSVSIEFRAALADGQIKTFGQYTGPLSHLGTRDISLTFEQDVRLNHAIRPIIHIGDDSKAGGYLPKADIRSLEARIKLKRGRLETQHRLMLEAEGESRSVFSFDQVYYSIGIFTTQISPTYARVRATNSLHSGLVALSALADSIQDEAKVPQDPFLNQAHRQLPYAISNAYLAHSDRLVNELAFSMGTRAFHTEPRIVATALLRNGGEYALRMRLMQPGLEAIPRQGVPVASATGLISLVSYLESDLESQLLAKIQSVPLQTASAVFQKAITEDSELLTIDRSNLRDVSKLKLGKTRSDSLRQEVTRFGRIVLIPKGAAKDGTPSRAWWSVSPTNGSVHGSTGEGLLTAASETAGKEALGESAIQLMKKVLVLSDSTEDLQAYVGLVCKSRDDVVRLMQSYCAKKGPVELPDHNTCLSAPPHVDNLVGSCDERLNGARCGVSIASALLSGKLTALYSDSESESSKTRHKGKAFGITCQ encoded by the coding sequence ATGAAGCGCGCGATTCTTTTCCTTTTGGTTTCTTTCGTTCTTATCGAGCCAATTTCGGCTCAGCAGGCCTTTGATGCGAAGTCCGTCCAGGAGAAGGCCAAGTCCCTTCAGCGAACCCTGGACAAACCTAGTTCGGCCAACACTTTAGAGTCTGTAGCCAAGTCTATTCGTGCAAGGCGCGCGGCAGATATATTCAAGTGGGCCAGACAGAATCTCAAGTTCCAGCCTTATCAGGGTCAGCTGCGGGGAGCCGAAGGTGTGGCCGTAGATCTAACCGGAAACTCGGTGGACCAAGCTCTCTTTCTGCACGAGATTTTTAAGCAAAAGGGCATTCAGTCTCGTTTCGTTCGGGGACAACTCTCTGAGTCCCAAATCGATGAGGTCCTTTATCGTTTTGCAGGCAGCGCAAGCCTCATCAATCCAAGTGATTTGAGCTCCGAGAAGGTTGTCGTCGATGCGTCTGTCCTTGCTCGCTATCGTACGCTTCTCGACGAGCACGTGTGGCTAGAAATCGAAGACAATGGCGCGTGGCTTGGTGTTGACCCAATTTTCAATCAGGGCCTTGGACCTTCAACAGTGGAGGCAAAAAGTCGCGAAACGACGCTCTGGGATGACCTTCAATCCTCGGTGTCGATCGAGTTTCGGGCCGCTCTAGCGGACGGACAAATCAAGACTTTTGGACAATACACCGGCCCACTCTCTCACCTTGGAACTCGAGATATCTCTCTGACGTTTGAACAGGATGTGCGGTTGAATCACGCCATCCGCCCCATCATTCACATCGGAGACGACTCAAAGGCTGGCGGTTATCTTCCGAAAGCCGATATTCGTTCTTTAGAAGCTCGCATCAAGTTGAAGCGTGGCCGGCTCGAGACCCAACACCGCCTTATGCTAGAGGCCGAGGGTGAGTCCCGCTCGGTGTTTTCCTTCGACCAAGTCTATTACTCGATTGGTATTTTCACCACGCAGATCAGCCCCACGTACGCTCGGGTTCGCGCGACCAATTCATTGCACTCCGGCTTGGTTGCACTGAGCGCGCTCGCTGATAGCATTCAAGATGAGGCGAAAGTTCCTCAAGATCCGTTCCTCAATCAGGCGCATCGTCAATTGCCATACGCGATTTCCAACGCGTACCTTGCTCACTCAGACCGCTTGGTCAACGAACTTGCGTTTTCGATGGGAACGCGAGCCTTCCACACAGAACCTCGCATTGTGGCCACTGCCCTCCTGAGAAACGGAGGCGAATACGCATTGCGGATGCGATTGATGCAACCAGGACTCGAGGCCATCCCAAGGCAAGGGGTTCCCGTCGCGTCGGCCACCGGTTTGATCTCCCTTGTCAGCTACCTTGAGTCAGACCTCGAGTCCCAGCTCTTGGCTAAAATTCAGTCGGTCCCACTTCAGACAGCATCTGCCGTTTTCCAGAAAGCTATCACTGAAGATTCGGAACTTCTTACGATTGACCGGTCAAATCTAAGAGATGTCTCGAAACTCAAACTCGGAAAGACTCGCTCGGATTCGCTTCGCCAAGAAGTGACGCGGTTTGGGAGGATCGTCTTGATTCCCAAGGGAGCGGCCAAAGACGGCACACCATCCCGCGCATGGTGGTCCGTCTCGCCCACCAACGGCAGTGTTCACGGCTCGACCGGGGAAGGACTCCTAACCGCAGCAAGCGAGACGGCAGGAAAAGAAGCGTTGGGAGAGTCGGCGATTCAATTGATGAAAAAGGTTCTGGTCCTATCCGATTCGACCGAGGACCTTCAGGCTTATGTCGGGTTGGTCTGCAAGTCGCGCGACGACGTGGTTCGCCTGATGCAGTCGTATTGCGCAAAGAAAGGCCCGGTTGAACTCCCAGACCACAACACCTGTTTGAGTGCACCACCTCACGTGGACAATTTGGTCGGATCCTGCGACGAACGCCTCAACGGTGCGCGTTGTGGCGTGAGCATTGCGTCCGCACTACTGAGCGGAAAACTAACGGCTCTCTATTCCGACTCGGAGTCTGAGAGTTCAAAGACAAGACATAAAGGCAAGGCGTTCGGCATTACCTGCCAATGA